A region of the Arenibacter antarcticus genome:
TCATTCTGAATCCGATTGGAACTTTGGATTTCAAAATAATTTTAAGTATCACAATATTAGTTTAAGTGCTTCTTTGGATGGTAGATTGGGAGGACTTATCTATTCCTCTACCAATCAGAAAATGTGGTGGGGTGGCATGCATCCCGGTACGGTTAACGAACACAGGGATGCGGCTAACAATGGAGAAGCTACCTATATAGGACCTGGGGTGGTCATTGTGGAAGGTGAGGTTAAATATGACGATCAAGGAACCATAGTGAACGACACTAGGGTTTATGCCCCTAATACCACCAAGGTCAACTACATTTCCTGGAACCAGGATACTAGTAATGCGTTGTTGGACCATTATTACGATCAGACCTTTGTTAAACTGAGGGAAGTAGTTTTAACCTATGACTTTCCTAATACTATTACTGAGAAATTAGGATGTCAGAGTGCTTCTTTCTCCTTGGTTGGTAGAAATTTGGCATTGTGGTCCAATTTGCCAAACGTAGATCCCGATTCAGGGTTCGACAATTTACAGACCCCCTCTACAAGAAATATTGGGTTTAATGTAAATCTGACGTTCTAAATTAAAATTGCATAAAGAGAAAAACTAAAAAAAAATCGATGAAAACATTAAAAATAATTTTGAGTATTCTCCTAATATCCTCTTTAGGCGGCTGTAAGAAGTATGATGATTATCAATCGGATCCCAATAGAACCACAGAAGGGGATCCCGGGTTGTTACTCACTAATATCCAGGTCAGTGTAAGTGGAATGGTAACCTTAAGTGCGGCAATGTCTTCTAGGCAAATGGTAAATACCGATGGCTCTGATAACAATCAATATTATGGATGGCAACGTGCAGGTTTTGGAAATTACAATATGCTTAGGCAGGTTCTTAAAATGGAGGAAGAGGCCAAGCTTATAGACAATACCAACTATTTGGCCTTGGGTAAATTTTTTAGGGCATGGCTCTTTTTATCCCTTACCAATACCTTTGGAGATGTCCCATACAGTAAGGCATTGCAGGGAGAATTGGATGCTTTTACGCCTGCTTATGACCGACAGGAAGATATTTACTTGGCTATTTTGAACGACCTTAAAGAGGCCAATAATATGATAAGTGCCGACAATGGTATTGTAAATGGCGATGTGATCTACGGCGGTGATCTGGAAAAATGGAAAAAGGCGATCAACTCTTTAAGTTTAAGGACCCTAATCTCCCTATCAAGAAAAGAAGGAAACACAAAGATCGGGGTAATAAATAGATTTCAAGAGATTGTTGGGAGTCCGGCGCAATATCCAATATTTACCTCAAATGCCGATAGTTTTGCCTTGCCGTACTATGAAATTGATGGTAATGAATACCCCTATTTTAATAGTAATAGTATTAAAACGGCCTATTATTTTGAAGAGTCATTTGTAAATATGCTAAAAGGTTTGGAGGATCCGAGGTTATTTACTTTTGCCGATCGCGAATTCAATGGCAAAGATCTTCCTGAAGATGATTTTAATGCCTATGGTGGTCTGGGTGGAAGTGATCTGTTGTCTGACAATACTGGTCGTCTTTCCAATGGAGAGGGGTCACCAATAGACAGTAGGTACTATGACGACCCTGAAAATGAACCGGCAATTGGTTTGGGTTATGCAGAAATCGAATTTACTTTGGCTGAAGCAGCTGCACGTGGATGGATCGGTAATGATCCTGAAGACCATTACAAAAAAGGAATTGTGGCATCCATGTTATTTTATGATTTTAATCAGGCCACTATCGACGCATATCTGCAAAAAAACCAAGTGCAGTACCTTCCTCAACAAGGTGTGGAGATGATCATCACACAAAAATATATCTCATTTTTTATGAATTCGGGTTGGGAGCTATTCTATAATCAGCGTAGAACAGGTTTCCCTGAATTTGCTACAGATGGGGGCGGAATTCTTAATGGAGGCCAAATCCCAAAGCGATGGATGTATCCTGAAAGTGAAATAATTTATAATAATGAGAGCCTACAGGCTGCAATATCCCAGCAATTTCCTGAAGGAGATAACGTTAACGGTGAAATGTGGTTGCTAAAAACGGAGTGAGCCTAAACCCTTAACCCCTAGTAGAACGATAATAGTTATCATAATGACTGTCAGATGGTTGATCGGGATTAGTATTGACATTTAGAAATCAATAAAAATAAATAAATGAAAAATTATAAATTTTTGATAGCTCTTGCGGTATCTATCTTGTGCTTGTCATGCAGCGATGATGATTCGGCCATCTCGGATCCTATATTTGAATTTGTTTCGTTTCAGAACGAAACAATGACAGTAAACGAAAATGGTGCCAGTATAAAGCCCGTGCCGGTGGTTCTTTCTCTCTTAAGTTATGAAACCTCCGAGGATGTTACAGTCACCTTAGGAGTTGTTGATACCAATGTGCAGGAAGGAACAGATTATAACCTATCTTCCAAATCGGTGGTATTTAAGAAAGGAAGCTTTGTTTCCGATACCGTGTATGTCAGTACCATAGACAATAGCATTGGGGCTGATGAAGAACGCAGTTTTGAAATTAATATCGAAAGTGTAAGTAACCCCGATATCAAAATTGGTTTGGGTATTGCAAATCCTAAAAAAGCATCCTTAAAAGTGATCATAGCGGACGATGAGTGTACAGAAACCACCGCTGTGTTTAATTCAGGGAACTTAACAAATATTACTGAGTTTGGTACTCACACCATAACAGGGACGGTAAGTGGTGATAAGATGACCTTAAAGGGTGACCTGATAACCTATGGTGCTTTCCCAAATGCAACTCTAGATATAGTTCTAACACCCATAAGTACTGGTGCTACGAAAGGTAGTGCCACATTTGAAGATTTCGGAGCAGGAACCGATAATGATGGGTATGAATACCAATTTAGACAAACGGGGGAAGGAGCTTATGACGTCTGTTCGGGCGAGATTACTATAAGTTTTAACGTATACTATGAAGATGGAGGTTCGTGGGTGTTTTGGTATGCTTCCAATAATATTATAACCATTCCATAAAAATTGTAGTTTGGTGTATTTTTTATTATAGAAGGAAGGGGGAGGTTATCTTCCTTCCTTTTTAATGTTCCATTAAATTGTATACGAATGAAACGACTTCTATCCTTCTCGATAGTTCTTTCTGTTTTTCTAGTCTTTATAGGGTGCAATACTTTTAAAAAGGACAAGGAAATGGTTGTGAATTTAACGGAATCCGATCTGGGAGCGGAAATGCATTTTGATGGTTCGTTTACTGTGCTTCAATTTAATATCTGGCAAGAGGGAACTATTGTTCCTGGAGGGTTTAACGCCATTGTTGATGAGGTAATCCAGGCCAATGCTGATTTAGTAGCCTTGAGCGAGGTAAGGAATTATAACAATGAAAGCCTTGCAAAACGTTTGGTCGATGCACTTGCCAATAAAGGGCATACCTACTATTCCAAGCGAAGCGAGGATTCAGGAATTCTTTCAAAATTCCCGATTATTTCCCAAGAAGTCTTGTATCCATTGAAAAATGATCGTGGTACCATAACAAAAGCAATTATTAAAGTTGCTGGCATACAAATCGCATTCTACAGTACCCATCTAGACTATACCCATTATGCCTGTTATTTACCACGGGGCTATGACGGGATTACCTGGGAAAAATTAGCTGCGCCCATGTTGGAGGTCGATAAAATATTGGAACAGAACTTGGCTTCGGAGCGGGATGAAACTATTGCCATTTTTGTTAATGATGCTTTAAAAGAAAAAGATAACGGTAATTTAGTGCTGTTAGGAGGGGATTTTAATGAACCTTCACATTTAGATTGGGGTGAGGAGTCCAAGGACCTGTTCGACCACAATGGAACTGTAGTACCATGGCATAACAGTATAGTTATGCAGAATAAGGGTTTTTTAGATGCCTATCGCCTAAAATATCCTGACCCCGTTTCCCATCCCGGATTAACATGGGCCGCCAACAACACCGATGTACCAATAGATAAATTGGCATGGACCCCAAAAGCAGACGATAGAGATCGGATAGATTTTATATACTTCTACCCAGATGAAAGACTGGAATTAATGGATGTAATTTTGGTGGGGCCTATAGGTGGTATAGCTTATGGGAAAAGGATAACCACCAATCCTGGTCAAGATAAATTTCTGGAGCCGAAAGGTGTTTGGCCCTCCGATCATAAAGGTGTTTTTGCTACTTTTAAGATAAAAACATTTTGAAATAAGTCGATCTAGAAACTAAAAACCACCCATTAAAATGAAACGTATTCCTATTATTGTTGGCCTCTTGTTAGTTGTTTTCTGTGGAAGATCACAAGAGCGCCCCGTAATATTTAAGGTAATGGCATGGAATATTCTTCATGGTGCCAACGATATTGAAAATGGGCCACAGAATGCAATTGAGATTATTAAGGAAATAAATCCAGATGTAATTTTAATGGTAGAAACCTATGGCTCTGGGAAAAGGATTGCCGATTCTCTTGGATATAATTTTCATCTAATAGCTGCTAAGGGTACTGCTTTAGATGATAAGGGAGTTAATTTATCCATTTTTTCCAGATTTCCGTTCGGGGAACGAATCGATACGGAATATCCATTTTATTTAGGAGGTAGAGAAATTTTTGTGCGAGGTCATAAAATTAGATTTTTTTCCAATTGGTTCCATTACCTGCCTTGGAGCGATGAGCCAGAGGGAATGGGCAAGACTGCTGAGGAATTGTTGGTATGGGAAAAAACGGGAGCCAAATATGAAATGATTCAAAAAGTGCTTCCATATATCAAAAAGTATTCAACTGAAACAGATTCCATACCCATGATCTTTGGTGGCGATTTAAATACACCCTCCCATTTGGATTGGGGAAGTGAGACTAAAGATATACATAACGGTTTAGAGGTTCCGTGGTACAGTACCAAGGTTTTGGAAGATGTAGGCCTTTTGGATTCCTATAGAATGTTAAACCCAGACCCGATTGCTTCTCCAGGCATTACATGGAATACGAAGGGAAAAACGGATAGCCACAGGATAGACTATATATTTTTCAAAGGTCCCAAATTAAGGGCCATTAAATCGGAGTCTCACCAGGCTTTTTTAAATGCCCCATTGGTCATTAACGGAAAGACAATTCCCTATCCTTCCGATCATGGATTTGTGGTCACTACATTTCAGCTTTTGGATTTAAGATAGTAAACCTAGATAGGACGGTTTCTAGTTTTCTAACAAAAAATGTTACTGAAGTCTCCTAGATTATCTCCCATTAAAAACAGGCTTCGTAGTTTTCCATTACTTTATTCTTGATGCATCTGGTTATTCAACCTGTTTTTCAGGATTATAGGGCTGGAAGCACGGTACTATATATTTCCTCGCTTGCTATTGCCGTGCCTCTGATCAGGCAGCCTCTTTTAATACTATAGGAGTATATTACTGTGTTTTTTAAATTCGTAGCCAAACCTAATATATACCTATATAAAAAGCGTCCAATGAACTTTGGTAGCTCTGGCAACTTCTAATAAGCTAATGTTTTATCAATTTGCATCATTTTTTAATCGCCCATGTATTGGTGGCATTGTGTTTGCCTTTAAGGACAATCTTGTAAAAATCTGATGGAATTTTAGATACGTCGATGGTTATTTTTTCTTTACCTGACTTCACTTTTTCCAAAAGATCATAGCTATCCACCTCGCCTTTTCCAAAATTGTTGGTGGTAGTGATCCAGATTTCGAGATTCTCACTTGGCCCCATAGCCTTCCATGTGAGCTCTAGTTTATTTTCCCTTAAGGTTGCCTTGGCATGGGCTACGGAAATTTTTCCGATGAGCGGAACGCCATCTATTTCCCACAACTGTTCCTTTTTCGGTTGGATGTCTAGGGCTCGTAACATTGTGGGCACGATATCTACGATTCCAGGGTTGTCTTGTTTAAAATAGGGGTTCAGGTCTTTTGCATTGGTGACGATCCAAGTGCTGCGTTCTCTGTCGCTCTGACCACCGTGACCTTTTCCGTCTTTTACGTTTCTCCCATGGTCTGTTGTGATCCACAGTTGCCAATCCTCATCATAATTTTTGTTCCGGTATTCAATAGCATCCCATAGCCGACCTATTTGGTCGTCCATTGTTTTTATAGCATCGTAGAACTGTTCGCTGTCCCCGTACATGTGGCCCATATCGTCAGTGAATTGAAGATATATCCAAGAAAGTTCTGGGCCTTCTGCCTGAATGTATTTGGCAGCTTCGTTGGTTACATGTTCGTCTATCTTGTGGATATATTGGCGATCCTTGCCGTGGGGGAAAGCAATCGTATCTAGCTCAAATCCGTCAAAATGGTAGTCCAATTTTAAGTTTCCCGTGGCTGGCAGTTCTTCCCCTACTAATTTCGTCCTATTGTCTAACCAAGTAGAAAAGATGGCTGTTTTTAGTTCTGGACGGTTTTCCTTCGCAAAACGAAAGATGGACCAATAGTTATAATTAGGATTTTTTATCCCGTTGCCCCATACATTGTGTTTATTGGCCCAGGTAGCCGTAAGCAAACTATTGTATCCCACTGCTGAAATGGTTGGAGTTTCCGAGTAGCCGTCTTTTTCGCCCCCCATATATGAACGGGTATAGCCTCCTTTGTGCGCAATGGCGTCTAAGTTGGGAGTATGTATTTTCTCTAGTACATCGGCTGAAATACCATCAACGATAGCGAACAATACTTTTGTGCCTTTCTTTTGGGCAGATGTCAAATTGAACGCCAACAGACAGATAATCAGGTATTTGATTGTGTTTTTCATTTTTATTTCGAATTTAAACTAAACAATTTAACTTTATTTTTTTTTTGGTCGAAAAAAGATTCCGAAAATTTTGGACCTCTCTAATCTTTTCTTAATACTACTAGTGTTTAACCTTTGCCAGAGTTTATATAATTTGGTTTCAGTTCTTTTCGCTTCTTCGATCATTTTTATTTTGCTGCGATATCCTACGTATGACGCGCTGACTAAAAACAACTTCAGGACTAAACCCAATATAACTTCGGAGTTCTTCTGCACATCGAGAAGTATTCCTTGAGTTTCCTCTGCAAAATAGTCCGTGAGTTTAAAAATCACAAGGTTATTTCCTGACGGTTGAAGGGATGTTAATCGACCGACGCCTAAATTAATAAAATATTTTGATTGAATGACCAATCAATTTAAATTCTATTTTATTAATATTGTAAAAGTATATTATTTATATCCATAGTATGGGAAGAAAAAGTTTGAAGGATGTTCGGCAAAAGGAGATTGTCGAAGCTTTTTATAAGGTGGCACGTAGGGAGGGTCTAATACACGCTTCGATGGCTAAGGTGGCAAGGGAAATGGGGATTAATTCCAGTTTGGTATCCCATTATTTCGGATCCAAGAATGCCTTGATTTTTGGGCTTATAAAATTTATACTTGAATCCTATAAGAATTTTTACACTTTAGAGTATGTGGAGGCGGAGTATGGATCTCGGCTGAAAAATATTATTGACAACCTATTCTCTAGGGAATGGAACAATTTGATAGATGATGAGGTATTTTATGACTGCTTTACCTTGGTATTCCGCGATAAGAATATTAAGGCTGCATACAAAGAATTGCACGAACATTTGAGAGCATGGCTTACAGAGGCCATTGAGGAGGCTAAACAAAACGGGGAGGTGCAAGTAGACAACCCTGAGAGTGCGGCAGACCTTATTTTTATTTTGGTGGAAGGTTCGTATTACTATCTCTCCATGTACGATAAGGGGGAAGAGTATTGCAAAAAACAGAACCGATATAAGCATGCCGCTATGGATATCCTAAAATTCGAGGATCTAGATAGTGTCGCACCTCAAATCGAATAAAGGGATTTGTAAGGCGGATAAAATAGACACTATTGTAGTCAAGTGTTAGGTAATTAAACGGGATTGGAAAAAATTCTCGCGGGCACTTGGAAGTGATATAATTATTGAAATAGTATATTAAAATTAAAGGAGAATCGATGGTAGAGCAAAATTCATTTTTATATTATGATGGGGCG
Encoded here:
- a CDS encoding endonuclease/exonuclease/phosphatase family protein, with the protein product MKRLLSFSIVLSVFLVFIGCNTFKKDKEMVVNLTESDLGAEMHFDGSFTVLQFNIWQEGTIVPGGFNAIVDEVIQANADLVALSEVRNYNNESLAKRLVDALANKGHTYYSKRSEDSGILSKFPIISQEVLYPLKNDRGTITKAIIKVAGIQIAFYSTHLDYTHYACYLPRGYDGITWEKLAAPMLEVDKILEQNLASERDETIAIFVNDALKEKDNGNLVLLGGDFNEPSHLDWGEESKDLFDHNGTVVPWHNSIVMQNKGFLDAYRLKYPDPVSHPGLTWAANNTDVPIDKLAWTPKADDRDRIDFIYFYPDERLELMDVILVGPIGGIAYGKRITTNPGQDKFLEPKGVWPSDHKGVFATFKIKTF
- a CDS encoding endonuclease/exonuclease/phosphatase family protein: MKRIPIIVGLLLVVFCGRSQERPVIFKVMAWNILHGANDIENGPQNAIEIIKEINPDVILMVETYGSGKRIADSLGYNFHLIAAKGTALDDKGVNLSIFSRFPFGERIDTEYPFYLGGREIFVRGHKIRFFSNWFHYLPWSDEPEGMGKTAEELLVWEKTGAKYEMIQKVLPYIKKYSTETDSIPMIFGGDLNTPSHLDWGSETKDIHNGLEVPWYSTKVLEDVGLLDSYRMLNPDPIASPGITWNTKGKTDSHRIDYIFFKGPKLRAIKSESHQAFLNAPLVINGKTIPYPSDHGFVVTTFQLLDLR
- a CDS encoding TetR family transcriptional regulator; the protein is MGRKSLKDVRQKEIVEAFYKVARREGLIHASMAKVAREMGINSSLVSHYFGSKNALIFGLIKFILESYKNFYTLEYVEAEYGSRLKNIIDNLFSREWNNLIDDEVFYDCFTLVFRDKNIKAAYKELHEHLRAWLTEAIEEAKQNGEVQVDNPESAADLIFILVEGSYYYLSMYDKGEEYCKKQNRYKHAAMDILKFEDLDSVAPQIE
- a CDS encoding alkaline phosphatase family protein; its protein translation is MKNTIKYLIICLLAFNLTSAQKKGTKVLFAIVDGISADVLEKIHTPNLDAIAHKGGYTRSYMGGEKDGYSETPTISAVGYNSLLTATWANKHNVWGNGIKNPNYNYWSIFRFAKENRPELKTAIFSTWLDNRTKLVGEELPATGNLKLDYHFDGFELDTIAFPHGKDRQYIHKIDEHVTNEAAKYIQAEGPELSWIYLQFTDDMGHMYGDSEQFYDAIKTMDDQIGRLWDAIEYRNKNYDEDWQLWITTDHGRNVKDGKGHGGQSDRERSTWIVTNAKDLNPYFKQDNPGIVDIVPTMLRALDIQPKKEQLWEIDGVPLIGKISVAHAKATLRENKLELTWKAMGPSENLEIWITTTNNFGKGEVDSYDLLEKVKSGKEKITIDVSKIPSDFYKIVLKGKHNATNTWAIKK
- a CDS encoding Calx-beta domain-containing protein, encoding MKNYKFLIALAVSILCLSCSDDDSAISDPIFEFVSFQNETMTVNENGASIKPVPVVLSLLSYETSEDVTVTLGVVDTNVQEGTDYNLSSKSVVFKKGSFVSDTVYVSTIDNSIGADEERSFEINIESVSNPDIKIGLGIANPKKASLKVIIADDECTETTAVFNSGNLTNITEFGTHTITGTVSGDKMTLKGDLITYGAFPNATLDIVLTPISTGATKGSATFEDFGAGTDNDGYEYQFRQTGEGAYDVCSGEITISFNVYYEDGGSWVFWYASNNIITIP
- a CDS encoding SusD/RagB family nutrient-binding outer membrane lipoprotein: MKTLKIILSILLISSLGGCKKYDDYQSDPNRTTEGDPGLLLTNIQVSVSGMVTLSAAMSSRQMVNTDGSDNNQYYGWQRAGFGNYNMLRQVLKMEEEAKLIDNTNYLALGKFFRAWLFLSLTNTFGDVPYSKALQGELDAFTPAYDRQEDIYLAILNDLKEANNMISADNGIVNGDVIYGGDLEKWKKAINSLSLRTLISLSRKEGNTKIGVINRFQEIVGSPAQYPIFTSNADSFALPYYEIDGNEYPYFNSNSIKTAYYFEESFVNMLKGLEDPRLFTFADREFNGKDLPEDDFNAYGGLGGSDLLSDNTGRLSNGEGSPIDSRYYDDPENEPAIGLGYAEIEFTLAEAAARGWIGNDPEDHYKKGIVASMLFYDFNQATIDAYLQKNQVQYLPQQGVEMIITQKYISFFMNSGWELFYNQRRTGFPEFATDGGGILNGGQIPKRWMYPESEIIYNNESLQAAISQQFPEGDNVNGEMWLLKTE